In Actinoplanes octamycinicus, the genomic window CCTGGCGCCCGGGCTGGTCGGCGAGGACGCGCCGGTCGACCCGCGCAGCGTCTACGCGGCGACCAAGGTGGCCCAGGAGCACCTGGCCGCGGTCTGGGCGCGCGAGTGTGACGGCGCGGTGGCCGCGCTGCGCTACCACAACGTGTACGGCCCGGGGATGCCGCGGGACACCCCGTACAGCGGGGTGGCGGCGATGTTCCGGTCGGCGCTGGAGGGCGGCCGGGCGCCGCGGGTCTTCGAGGACGGGGCGCAGCGGCGCGACTTCGTGCACGTCAGCGACGTCGCGGCGGCGAACGTGCTGGCGCTGGCCGCCGGGCCGGGCTTCCGGGCGTACAACGTCGCCTCCGGCCGGCCGACCACCGTGGGCGCGATGGCGGCCGTGCTGGCGGACGCGTTCGGCGGGCTGCCGCCGGTGGTCACCGGGCAGTTCCGGCTCGGCGACGTCCGGCACGTGGTGGCCTCGCCCGCCCGGGCCGCCGCCGAGCTGGGGTTCCGGGCGGCGGTGCGGCCGGAGACCGGGCTGCGGGAGTTCGCGTGCGTGCCGCTGCGCGGCTGACCGCCCGGCCGCGGCTGTCCTGGCCGTCGTCGCGGGCCGACCGGTGGGCGCTGATCGCGGTGCTAGGCCTGGTCGCGGCGGCGGTGCTGACCGGCGCCGCGCTCGGCTGGCTGGACCGGCCGGTCCGCGCGCCGGCCGCCCCGATCTTCGGCCATGTCCTGCCGCACGCCGGCCCCGGCACCCCGCTCGCCGTGCTGACCGCCTGGGCGGTGATCCGCTGGGGGCCGGAGCTGGCCGGGCGGCTGCCGTGGCGGCGGCTGCTGGCCGCGGCCTGGGCGGCGGCGGTCGCCTGGACGTTCGCGCTGGCCTTGGTGGACGGCTGGCAGCGCGGCGTGACCGGCCGGTTGACCACCGAGTTCGAGTACCTGGCCGAGGTGCCCGGGGTGACCGACGTGCCGGCCATGCTGCGCGGCTTCACCGGCCGGATCCTGCTCGACGCGCCGGACAACTGGGCGGTGCACGTGGCCGGGCACCCGCCCGGCGCCCTGCTGGTCTTCGTCGGCCTGGACCGGCTCGGCCTCGGCGGGGGCGGCTGGGCGGCGCTGCTCTGCGTGCTGGCCTGGGGCGGGGCGGTGGTCGCGGTGGCGGTGGCGCTGCGGGCGCTCGGCGACGAGCCGGCGGCCCGGGCGGCGCTGCCGTTCCTGGTGCTCTTCCCGGGCGCGGTGTGGGCCGGGGTGTCGGCCGACGCGCTGTTCGCCGGGGTGGGCGCGGGGGCGCTGGCGCTGCTCGCGATCGGGCTGTCCCGGCCGTCGCGGTGGTGCCTGGTCGCCGGTGGGGCCGGGCTGGCCGCCGCCGGATATCTCTCCTACGGCCTGGTGCTGCTCGCCCTGCCGGCGGCGGCGGTGCTCGTGCTGCGGTGGCGGCGGTTCCCGCTGCTCGGCTGGGCGGGGCTCGGCGCCGGCATCGTGGTGGCCGCGATGACCCTGCTCGGCTTCGCCTGGTGGGACGGCTACCACCTGGTCCAGGTGCGGTATTACCAAGGACTGGCGAGCTCCCGGCCGTACGCGTACTGGATCTGGGGGAATCTGGCGGCCCTGGCCGTCTGTGCCGGACCGGTCACCGCCGCGATGCTGCGCCGCGCCGCGGCCGCGGTGGTCGCCACCCGGACCCCGGCGGTGCTGCTCTGCCTCGGCGCGGCCGGCGCGGTCCTGGCCGCCGATCTGTCCGGGCTGAGCAAGGCCGAGACCGAGCGGATCTGGCTGCCGTTCGCGGTCTGGCTGCCGGCCGCCGCGGCCCTGCTCCCGGTCCGCGACCGGCGCGGCTGGCTGATCCTGCAGGCAGTGACCGCGCTGGTTGTCAACCACCTGGTGCTGACGTCCTGGTGACTGATCCTTTTGGGTCGGTGGCGTTACCGTGTGCCGTATGCGGGTGAGTCCGGCGGATGGGGTGCGGCAGACGGCTGACGGCTGGCGCCTGGTGTTCGTGCCGAGCCTGTGGGGCGCCGCGGTCGGCCGGTTCCTCGGCTCGCTGGGGTGTGCCGGCTACCTCGCGGCCGTGCTGGCCCTCTTCGTGCTGCCGGCGGTGGGGTTCATCGTCGGGTCCGCCGGGGTCTGGCAGGGGATCCGGGTGATCCTCGCGCTGGCGGCCCTGGTGGCGGCGCTGTTCCTGACGGCGATGGTGGTGAGCGACCTCCGCGCGGTGCGGCGCGTCGACCTGCGGCCGCGGAGCCTGGTGCTGACCCGCGGCTGGCGACAGCGGGAGCTGCCGCTGGACACGGTGTCCCGGATCGTCGTCGAGGAGCGGCACAAGCTGGGCCGGCAGGTCGGCATCGCGGTCGTGCTGAGCACCGGCGACGGGGACATCCGGTGCGAGGCGGACGAACACTCCCCGCTGGGCCGGTCGTCCGCGCCGCGGCTGACGGAGTGGCTGGCCGAGCTGCTCGACCCGGCCGAGGTGCCGGTCACCATGGAGAAAGTCCTCGTCAAGGCCTACGTCTCGGTCGAGAGCTGGTGGACGACCGCCCAGGTGGCCGACTTCTGGGACGTGCCCGCCGAGGACGTGGCCGGGCTCGCCGACGTCTGGCAGGTCGCCCACCAGACCTTCCTGCCGCGGGCGGCCGTCTACCGGTCCGACATGGAGTCCTTCCGGCGGCTCGTCTACCGGCCGGACGACGTGTGCGAGGTGGCGGACGCCATCCGCGGGACCCGCCCGGTCGTCGACCGGGACTGAGCCGTCAGCCGGCCCGCAGGTCGCGGCGCAGCCACAGGTACGCCGGGACGCCCATCAGCAGCACCAGCCACATGGTGATCAGCCGGTAGAGGACCACGATCGCGGCCGCGGCCGGATGGCTGCAGCCGGCGGCGACCAGCGCGGCCAGCATCACCACCTCGATCAGGCCGGTGCCGCCCGGGGTCAGCGGGATCTGCCGGACGATCTGGATGCCCAGGTAGATCACCGCGATCCGCCACCAGCCGAGCGTGGCGTGACAGGCGGTCGCCGCCGCGGCCAGGCAGAACAGGTCGAGGACCCACTTGGCCGCGCCGGCCGCGAAGATCGACACCCACCGGCGGGCCGGGATGGCGGCCATCTCGGCGGTGGTCCGGGCGGCCGCGGCGGCGATCCGGGCCAGCCGCGAACCCGGTGACGGGGCGAACGCGGACCGGAACCGCCAGCCCAGGTAACCGGCGACCGCCACACCGGCGGCGATCACCGCCGGGCGCCACGGGACGGTCTCCAGGTCGGAACTGATCAGCCAGCCGAACGCGTACAGCAGGGCGAGGCTCAGCATCGACACGACGCCGGAGACCACGGTGACGGCGGTGGCCACCGGGGTGCTGGCGCCGTACCGCCGGAAGGTCCGGAAGGTGAAAGCGGTCGCGACCGCCGCGCCTGCCGGGACGGCCATGCTCACCGCGGCGCCGCTGACGGTCAGCGCGATCGCGCTGTCCCGCGGCAGCCGCACGTCCAGGCCGGCCAGCAGGAGCCGCTGCTGCTCGGCGAAGGCCACCTGCGACACGAACCCGGCGATCACCGCGGCGGCCGCCCAGCCCAGGTCCAGCTCCCGCCAGACGGTCAGCAGCGAACCGAGATCCGGCAGCTGATCACGCAGGGTGACCAGGATGGCGACGGTGACCACGATCCCGAGGCCGGGCCGCCACCACCGGCGCAGGACCGGCGGGATCGCCGCCTCCCGGCGCCTGGTCACGGAGCGCAGAGCTGAAAGCATCGGCACAGCATGCCAGGCCGGTGATCAGGGCACACGTCCCACTACGGCGTAGCACATGGCATCGGTGACGCTTGTCACGACATCCGGACCGGGCCGCCACTCGACGCTGGACACCATGCCCGGCTCGACCAGCTCCAGCCCCTCGACGAAGACGGCCACCTCGGCCCGGCTGCGCGCCCGGTAGGAGCCGTGCTGACGGCCGTCGATCAGCGCCTGCGCCTTCTCCCGCACCTCGGCCGGCAGCGTGTCGAAGGTGCCGTGCACGATCACCAGGTAGCTGCCCGGGGCGAGCGCGCCGGTCAGTGTGCGGACCGCGGCGCAGGCCTGCTCGTCGTCCTCGATCAGGTGCAGCACGCTGCTGAGCAGCACCGCCACCGGCTCCTCGAGGTCCAGCACCGCGCCGGCGCCGACCAGCACCTTCTCGGTGTCGAGCAGGTCACCGTCGACGAACTCGGCGGCACCCTCCGGGGTGCTCACCACGGTGCCGCGGTGGTGGACGCCGACCAGCGGGTCGTTGTCGACGTAGACCACCCGGCAGGCCGGGTCCAGCTCCTGGGCGACCTCGTGCACGTTCGGCGTTATCGGCTGCCCGGCGCCGATGTCCAGGATCTGCCGGATGCCCAGCTCGCCGACCAGATGCCGGACCGCGCGCAGCAGCATGGCCCGGGCCTCGCGGGCGGCCACCACCACGCTCGGCAGCGCGGTCAGGATGGTGGCTGTCGACTCCCGGTCCGCCGCGTAATGATCTTTCCCGCCGAGCCACTGGTTGTACCGACGGGAGGTGTTCAATCGACCGATGTCATCCGAATCGCCAGCCATGCGGTCACTGTAATCAATCGACCGGCCGCCGCGGTGCCCGGTTTGTCACCCGACCACATCGAGGATCATGACGGCTTTGCCGGCCGCCCGGCTGGCCTCGATGTATCGGTCACACCGGCCGGATCGACAACCCGATCGAGGTGCGGCCGGTAGGCACCCCACCTCCACCGCACGGATGACACCCGGCGGGATTTCGGTACGCCTCCGTCAGCGGCTGTCCCGGCGGGCCTGGCGACGGGCGCCGGTGGCCCGGGTGGAGGCGTGGCGTTTGCGGCGGTCCGGACTGTCCGGGCGGCGGTCCTCGCGCTGGGCGGTCAGCTTCTTCGCCTTCGGCGCGGGCGGGGCCGGCCGGTTGGCCCTGTTCTTCGCCTCCTCGGCCAGCCTTTCCGCGCGCAACGCCTCGGCGCTCTCCAGGGCCAGGACCGCGAGCCGGGTGCTCACCGTGGACAGCAGTTCCTCGAAGACCTCAGCCTTGGCCCGGCGGCGGGTGTTCCGGGCGTACGCCTTGCCGCGCCCGCCGGTCTCCTCGACCCGGCTCGCGGCGCGCCGCCGATAGTTCTTGACCTGCTTGTTCCGGGCCCGCCGCACCCGGTCGTGCAGGTCGATCAGGGCGTCCTCGTCGAGTTTCGCCAGGCGCGCCGGGTCCGCCTCGCGAACCAGCGCCAACTCCGCCTCGGTCAGTGATCCCAGAATCGCGTCCATCCCGCCACCGTCGCCGACGACCCCGCACGGGTCCTCATGCCCAGCGGATGATCCCTGCCCGGGCTGGCGTCCAGGGGTGTCTCCCGGTCCGCGAGACACCCCTGGACGCCAGCCCGTACCGCGCCGCGCGCCGGCAATCCGGATCCGGAGCGGGCGGCAAGGCGTCGCCCTTGAAGGAAGCCGCTGGGCCGGGCAGCGGACTGGTCGAGCAGCGGGACTTGCGGAAGCGGCATGATCACGCGGCCGGAACGCAGAGCGGATCATCGATGGATGTCGGCCGTCCAGGCGTCCCGTTCCGGAAGGGCTCGCGGTACGTTCCGGGCGGAAGGGGGTGGTCGGGCATGCTCGACGGCGAATGGGCGTGGCGGGTCGGACGGCCCGCCGGCGCCGGGGAGTACTCCTTCCGGCTGCGTGGCAAGGTCGGCGTCTGCACCAGGACGAACGCGCCGGCCGTCTTCACCGTGGGCCAGGTGATCTTCGAGCTGACCGGCTGGCACGGACCGTTGATCTTCGCGCGGCAGCTCTTCACCGACGGGGTCTGGCACAACCTCGTCGCCGCGGCCGCCGGTGACAGCCTCTACCTCTCCGGCGGTGGCTGGCAGTGGATCCTGACCCGCACGACCGCCGCACAGCCGATCAGTCAGGGCACCCGCTGGCCGAGACGATGATCGCCCGGCCGTGCCGCGCCGCCAACGGAGCGGCCGGGTGACGGCCGCGACCGCCTGAGCACCCGCCAGTCCCAGCACCGACCGCGAACAAGCCCGTCGGCCGCGACCCAGCGCAGGGTGGCGCGTTGCTCCTGG contains:
- a CDS encoding NAD-dependent epimerase/dehydratase family protein — protein: MTHILVTGGAGFIGTHVTTALLAAGHDVSVLDCGHPAAHTGPPEVPDGAVLHRADVRDRDAVGAALRGVDAVVHQAALVGLGAGPDDLPDYVGCNDLGTAVLLAAMGGAGVRRLVLASSMVVYGEGAYRCERHGPVRPAPREVADLAAGRFEPACPSCGEPLAPGLVGEDAPVDPRSVYAATKVAQEHLAAVWARECDGAVAALRYHNVYGPGMPRDTPYSGVAAMFRSALEGGRAPRVFEDGAQRRDFVHVSDVAAANVLALAAGPGFRAYNVASGRPTTVGAMAAVLADAFGGLPPVVTGQFRLGDVRHVVASPARAAAELGFRAAVRPETGLREFACVPLRG
- a CDS encoding lysylphosphatidylglycerol synthase transmembrane domain-containing protein, translated to MLSALRSVTRRREAAIPPVLRRWWRPGLGIVVTVAILVTLRDQLPDLGSLLTVWRELDLGWAAAAVIAGFVSQVAFAEQQRLLLAGLDVRLPRDSAIALTVSGAAVSMAVPAGAAVATAFTFRTFRRYGASTPVATAVTVVSGVVSMLSLALLYAFGWLISSDLETVPWRPAVIAAGVAVAGYLGWRFRSAFAPSPGSRLARIAAAAARTTAEMAAIPARRWVSIFAAGAAKWVLDLFCLAAAATACHATLGWWRIAVIYLGIQIVRQIPLTPGGTGLIEVVMLAALVAAGCSHPAAAAIVVLYRLITMWLVLLMGVPAYLWLRRDLRAG
- a CDS encoding SAM-dependent methyltransferase, yielding MAGDSDDIGRLNTSRRYNQWLGGKDHYAADRESTATILTALPSVVVAAREARAMLLRAVRHLVGELGIRQILDIGAGQPITPNVHEVAQELDPACRVVYVDNDPLVGVHHRGTVVSTPEGAAEFVDGDLLDTEKVLVGAGAVLDLEEPVAVLLSSVLHLIEDDEQACAAVRTLTGALAPGSYLVIVHGTFDTLPAEVREKAQALIDGRQHGSYRARSRAEVAVFVEGLELVEPGMVSSVEWRPGPDVVTSVTDAMCYAVVGRVP